A window from Thermodesulforhabdaceae bacterium encodes these proteins:
- a CDS encoding nucleotidyl transferase AbiEii/AbiGii toxin family protein, translating into MMFLELFRKALKIIDSAGIPDHAWGFGGGTALYEFWKCPRISKDIDIFLYDIQLVPFVSPRTNSFAEEICGGRFVEQSNFVKLELSSGDIDFIAAPLLTSDPIVKCELMFYGGRTINVERPWEIVGKKLFYRSYYYKERDIVDLVSVLCLFEDNIPEDFLKILHYRWDHIALRWDVLSQYFVDRFSQLKLNRERWKEIFNVEPDAEFVAKSFEKFIADLKSFQ; encoded by the coding sequence CAGCGCAGGAATTCCAGATCATGCTTGGGGATTTGGCGGCGGAACCGCTCTGTACGAATTTTGGAAGTGTCCGCGCATCAGCAAAGATATCGATATATTTTTATATGACATACAGTTGGTGCCATTTGTCAGCCCAAGAACTAATAGCTTTGCCGAAGAAATATGTGGGGGAAGATTTGTGGAACAGTCCAATTTCGTCAAGCTAGAACTTTCAAGTGGTGACATAGATTTTATTGCAGCACCTCTTCTTACCAGTGATCCTATTGTTAAATGTGAGTTAATGTTTTATGGTGGTCGGACAATCAATGTAGAACGTCCGTGGGAAATAGTAGGAAAGAAGCTTTTTTATCGGTCTTATTACTATAAGGAGCGTGATATTGTTGATCTTGTGTCGGTGCTATGTCTTTTTGAAGACAACATTCCAGAAGACTTTCTGAAGATACTTCATTACCGCTGGGATCATATCGCCTTGCGGTGGGATGTTTTATCTCAATACTTTGTAGATAGGTTTTCTCAATTAAAGCTTAATCGAGAGAGGTGGAAAGAAATTTTTAATGTGGAGCCAGATGCTGAGTTTGTGGCTAAATCGTTTGAGAAATTTATTGCTGATCTAAAAAGCTTTCAATAG